A window of Hevea brasiliensis isolate MT/VB/25A 57/8 unplaced genomic scaffold, ASM3005281v1 Scaf7, whole genome shotgun sequence genomic DNA:
cacttttccttctttatccttaatgcacctaacttacttgagatcttgacatttcctttctcccatccttgctaatctataaatatctttctccccttctttaattccaagtttctcatataacttttcaaaggcatgtgctcttgcttgactaactgccttttttgcttctttctttgctatcttgtactgttcatatgcctcattattatcatcacatttaggtaatttcttataccattccctttttctcttcactgccttttgtactttctcattccaACATCATctttcttttgagggtggtccatgtcctttagactctccaagtacttttctagctatttctctaatctttgatgccatctgtatccacatatcattggcctccataaaTATCCCAAAATTAAATGTTTCACTTCGATGAGATGAAACATCATAGAATCAATGAAGTATTAAGAGGACACATGAAGTATTTACATAAATGTACATTTCAACAATAAAGCTAGACATTTATATTCCTTTACGAAAGATATTAGGAATATTACTTTTTTTCAACCGTAATTCTTTCAAGGCCATTGTTACCTGGTCATGAACAATAAAGCATACGACAGCAACTTAGCTGACATCAAATTGCAGTgcaaaggaaaaagaagaaaaaaaaaaaagaaggtttcttctttccttctctttctttctttatctatttatttatttaatttatgatGGTAAAATTTCTTCTTTGTTAATCACAATAGAACATAGGAGTGGATATTTTCCCCAGAGCAAATCAAACTGGTATAAGCACAAAATGTGATTCCAGTTTCTATTGAAGAGATTACAATTCAGTCTGGCACATACTATGGCTCTCATGCCTCCTGAAGATACAAACAAGGCACTTGCTTGGCTGGATTGCCAGACTGCACCCTCCAAGTCAGAAGGCAAGCAGCTGAAACACAAATTGAACACTATCAAGAGCTTTGCTTCCACACATTTTTAAAGGGAAATAAGACATTATGATTAATTAAGTGAAATTGACTcgtatcataaatttaaaataaagtgagTTCAGATGTGAAATTGATTCATATCATACATTAATTAGATGATCAACAAATTGGAACGATTCAATTTCCATGAAACACCAAAAACCCTACAAATTCAGAGTGCTCCACGAAAAAAGGGTATAATTATGTGGAGAGAGAACctgtcatcttcttccttttcttctagtGGCTGCGCCTGTAACTGGGTAGTCTCTTCAAGATTGTCCTGCAGGGGAGATTCACCTTGGAATTTCTCAAACTTACCACAGATTCTTGAGCTAGAATAACTACTACTTAGTGAAATCCCATCAAGGCCATTAAAGATAGGATTTGGGAAGGGTAAAGCAAAACGAGTGGCTGACTTTGTATTGTTTGACATCAGTGATGGAGAGTAGGGGTAGAAGAAGGAGCAACTCGGGATTGAAGCAGCCATGAAAATTAACTACCAACTACCAAACTGCCCTTGAAATATGAACCGTATATTATCGTTTTATTTATCAAAATTTGCAGAGAAATATTAGCATTCTGGAAGtggattttattatattttaatttcttccaaaattttttttaaaatattaaaaatcgatgaattttaatttcataaatttaatattataaaattataatttataaatttaagatattgCTGGTATaagcttaaattttttttattaaatattgattttgagatttttatataattaattaaagtgcatacatgattaaaataataaattattaattttatgtaaattttataaaattatttgattttgtaaaattttataatgGACGTAAAACCACACCTTTTTAATGGGCCACAATCTGGGCCCAATGGTTTCGAACTGAAATTTCTGATGCGCTCCAAAGATTACATAGCCGTTAGAAACAGCTAAATCCCCTAATTTGTCACTCGCAATCAAACGGCTCGTAATTTTTCAATTCAAACTTGAATCTGATCAAAACCCTACACTTCCTCTGTCTGCtcgtctctttctttctctctttctttactCTTTCGCTCTCTGTCTGTGCAATTCTGGGTAGTAATCTTCTGATTTTAGAGGCCATGGATGGtatgctctctctctctatatctcTTGTGCAATTTCTTGATATGGAAATTGTCTGATTTATGATGAAATTGACAATTTTTCTCAGATCTAAAAGTGGAACTGCTACTGGGAAACTGCCATCACACTGTTCCTAATTGCGATTCAAAGCCTACTTTATCTTCTTTCTCAGGTTTTGTTTCctgttttctcttttctttttttctttttaatttcaagaaaatattcaGTTTTGCGACGACCTATCTGTTctcaatttctttaatttctaaaagtttttctttgAAATTGAGGGTTTTTTTTTTCTCAGTTCAAACTCTCGAAGATACAAATTGCGAGACAAGTTTGTGTTTTATTTAATGCTGTTTCATTTATTTTCAGTATCGTGTTCAAAAATTAGAGTTTATGGTGTCTTTCAATTGCTTCAGTTCAAATCCTAGAAATTAGTTAAGATGGAATATAATCAAGTAGACATTTAGCGCCTTATATAAGTTAAATGAGGTTTTGGTTGATTATTTAGAAGAAGTGGAAGAAACCGCAAATTCTATGAGTGAGGATATTGCATTGAGCAGAAACAAAGAGACTTCACCTCAGGGGCCCACACTGCCAATATTGAAGAAAATTATCAGTTTGAGCTATCAAATTCAGGTGAGGTTCTCTGGCCTTGTATTGGTTGATAGCTAAGTTgggaatgagaaaagaaaaaaaaggataaaTCAATGATATATTCATTTCCttctcagaaaaaaaaaaatgtaatggcTTCCATAACTAAGCCAAGTGGTTCAGTTGAAGTTCATGATTAATGATATGAACCAAAAAAGCCAAAGAAAACCTTCTTTAAGTGTTTAGACTTCTGCTTTCATTTTGTTGATTGGTTTTCTGATCgacttcaattctttctgctttaGAATTTGAAGAAAGAACATGCAATTCTCTCCCATCAAGTGAAGAATGGCAATACAGATGCATTTCCTGGCCCCGAAGTCTTAGAAACTCTTCATCTTCTCAGTGAGTACCCAATTTGTGGCAGTTGGCTTTGGTTTCTCTTTTGCCTTTTATTGGTTTTAATATGTTTGTTGTTACTCTGTATTGGTATCAGACAATGCATATGAACTTTTAAAGAAGAAGTACCGAGAAGAGTCATCTGAGCGCAGGCGACTTTACAATGAAGTGATTGAGCTGAAAGGCAATATTAGGGTCTTTTGCAGATGTAGACCACTAAACCAAGCTGAAATTGCCAATGGTTCTAATTATGTGGTTGAATTTGACCCTTCCCTAGATAATGAGCTGCATATTATTTCCTCTGATTCTTCCAAAAAGCAATTCAAGTTTGACCATGTGTTTAAGCCTGAAGATAATCAAGGTAACCTGAGACCTTATTCCCAACATTTTCATGCAGAAAATTTGTGTTGTTAATGTTTGTCCCATTTGAGAGTCTTAATCCTGAATCTTTTTGCAACATGCAGAGGCTGTTTTTGCACAAACTAAACCCATAGTGACATCTGTGCTGGATGGCTATAATGTATGCATATTTGCCTATGGGCAAACTGGAACAGGGAAGACATTTACAATGGAGGGGACCCCTGAAAGTAGGGGAGTGAACTATAGAACTCTGGAGGAGTTGTTTCGCATTTCTCAAGAGAGAAGTGGAATTATGAGATATGAGCTATTTGTTAGCATGTTGGAGGTTTACAATGAGAAGATAAGGGACCTGTTAGTGGAAAACTCCAACCAGCCCCCTAAAAAGTAGGTTTCTATATTGCTATTATTTGGTAGTCACCTCTAACGATTTTGAATCCAACTGTTCAGTACTTCAGTTGCATATAGGTTTTTTTGGTAGTGTGGTAGTGCTAGAGCATTGATCTATCTTTCTACTGCCTAATGGAGAAAATTAAGTATGCATATATGAACAATTAACTGCACAGATGTGGAAAACTTGCCATTCTTTTGGGTAATCCATAATGATTGGAATACGGAAATTACTGTTGGAAGAGTTTGCAAGAATTTTCATTTTACTACTTTCTTAACAAATGTTTGTTGCCATACCTTGATCTAGCACAGTTAAAAGTATTTTACTCATGGCATCTAGTTGGGATGCATTCAATaaaatataacaaacttgataaaaGGGATGTTCATTTTCGTGGGTCAACTCATATTCATATTATTATAAGATGAAACTGAAGTTGACcagaatctttttttttttttttttgaaacatgCATGAATTGAAGGTTGGAGATAAAGCAAGCAGCAGAAGGGACACAAGAAGTTCCAGGACTTGTTGAAGCTCGAGTTTATGGCACAGAGGAAGTATGGGAGCTACTCAAGTCTGGAAGCCAAGCCAGATCAGTTGGTTCTACCAGTGCTAATGAGCTCAGCAGCCGTTCTCACTGGTATTATTAAATCCTCCATTTCCTGTTTCTGGTTCATTTCTTCCTCCGGATGTATATATTATGGGATCTCACCAAGTAGTAAACAAGTCTAGTTTTTAATGAAGTTTGGTTTTCAAAAAGTCAAGATAGCTCCGTGAGCCTGGGAATAAAAACAGATGTATAAGAATTATATTGATCAATTAAAGAGTTGGCCTAAAACAAGAATATATATCTACGATAATGACCAAATATTGCTTCTATGTAGTTTATTGCGAGTAACTGTAAAAGGGGAGAGTTTAATAGATGGGCAAAAGACAAGGAGTCATCTCTGGCTGGTTGATTTGGCTGGTAGTGAGCGTGTGGGGAAGATAGAAGTTGAAGGAGAGAGGTTGAAGGAATCTCAATTTATAAATAAATCTCTCTCAGCACTTGGTGATGTTGTCTCTGCCCTTGCATCAAAAACAGGCCACATTCCTTacaggtctctctctctctctccctctcttactctctctctctccagcAATTACAAAAAATACATACCTTACAAAATTTTGTTATATTTTATCAACATTTTTGTTTTGTGTAAATCAGGAACTCAAAGCTCACTCATATGTTGCAGAGCTCTCTTGGTAAGCATTTTTCTTTATCAAGCAATTTAGTTGCTTGTAAATATTGAATTTGTAAATGTACAACTATTGCTAGGTGGCAGGGTGTAGAATTTTAGGCCCTTTCTCTTTCAATGAAGATGCTAACTGAAACCTGAAATTTAGGAGGAGATTGCAAGACGTTGATGTTTGTCCAGATAAGCCCAAGTGCTGCTGACCTTGGGGAGTCTCTGTGTTCATTGAATTTTGCCGCTCGAGTTCGGGGAATTGAAAGTGGCCCTGCTCGCAAGCAGGCAGATTTCACTGAGCTTTTCAAGTATAAGCAAATGGTGGGTATTCCTGTTGAAACTAAACTTTTTAATATTGCTTCAAATGATTAaactgagtttttttttttaaatggaaaCTTAACAGGCAGAAAAGCTACAACATGATGAGAAGGAAACAAAGAAGTTGCAGGAGAATTTGCAGTCCTTGCAGTTGAAGATTGCTGCCAGGGAACATAAGTGCAGAGGCCTTCAAGAAAAGGTAACTTGTCATTTGAAGCTTTCTCTTGAGCAAGTGTTAAACTAGTtgaagcagttgtacttaacacaATTTTGTATGAATCTCATTTGTAAATCACCAGAAATCAAATTATTGATTTGCAGTTGACTCTTCTTAAATCTTTTAATTGCAACCATTAACATTTAAAATTAAGTGTTTTATgtatatttgattattttaaaatAGAACAAGTTATTGAATTTGGTAATAGGTCCGAGAACTTGAGAATCAGTTAGTAGAGGAAAGGAAGACCAGACTAAAGCAGGAAACGAGAGCACTTGCTGCTTCTTCACAGTCTTCATTGCCCTCCCCAAAACAAGGAGAGAAGACCAAGGTAGAGAGGAAACCGCCTTTGGGTCCTTCAAAACTGAGGCTACCACTGCGAAGAATCACCAATTTCATACCTCCTCCATCTCCTCTCCATACAATGAAAATCAAAACTACTGCTTCCATGGTCCAATCTTCAATGCAGGACAAAGAAAATATTGCTAGAACTTCAATGACAGGAAGGGAAACAAAAAGCCTTCTACAACCAAGACGTATTTCTATGGCTGCCAGACCAACTACTGCAACATCAGCTCAGGTTCGTCAGCCTAAGAGACGAGTATCTATTGCCACTTTCCACCCAGAGCCCAACTCAAACTTGACAACCCCACTCCACACTTCTGCCTCAAGATTAAAGAACAAGGGTGCCGTGGGCCGGCAGTCATTTGTGAAGGACCCAAGAAAGGCCAGATATTCAAGATTGTTCTCTCCATTGCCAGAATTCCGGTCAGCATCAGAGACAACACCAACTGTCATGAGGAGCAGTAGTAAATTCATGGGGAGTCCTCCAACTCAAGCAGGCTCTTGGAAGCCAAGGCATCCAACAGTAGTTGCATTGCAAAAAAAATCATTGGTGTGGAGTCCCCTCAAGTCGAGAGGAGTGAAATACAGGAAGTCATTGTTGCCTTCTCGACCCTCAACTGAGATGCAATGAAGCTTGTTTTCATGATAGTGACCATTTTTCCTTGGGGTATTACTGCACGAATGTATACTTTTTTTGCTTACTAATTAATCTGTCAATTCTCAGTGACATTATTCCCCATTTCTGTTGCATATCCCATGACTTTTTTAACCTTTTAGCCTCCTTTGTGATAATATCCTGCGTTTTGCATTATCTTGGTAGaatgaaaactaaaaataaagCTTTTGGTTAGTTCTTAATCCGCTGTTTTCTATTGTGTGATTAGATGTCTAGAAAGTTTCTGCTAAGTTCTAAATGCAAGGCTTTGAGTAAGGATTACATAACTGAATAAATTATCATACTTTATGCTAGACTCATTCTCAAATGCATGTTGCCTAAGCAACCAGCAATCTTCATACGACAACTGCTCAACATAGTGGTCAGGGACAATTGCGCATGATTGATGAAACACCCGCATTCCTTTTAGTTATCAAAATCTTGAAAACTTGCGAACCAGTTGTAAAAGGCCTTCGAAAGGCAATCCATTGATCATCATCTAGAGTGAGTAAGAACTTTTTGCAGACAATTTCTCCTGCAGATTTACTTGTAGACTATTCAAATCATTGGCTACACGAGTTTCCGGGCTACTAGACTCAAGAATAGCCTTAGTTAGCTTTTTGACATCAAATTGAT
This region includes:
- the LOC110660098 gene encoding kinesin-like protein KIN-14S isoform X1, which translates into the protein MDDLKVELLLGNCHHTVPNCDSKPTLSSFSEEVEETANSMSEDIALSRNKETSPQGPTLPILKKIISLSYQIQNLKKEHAILSHQVKNGNTDAFPGPEVLETLHLLNNAYELLKKKYREESSERRRLYNEVIELKGNIRVFCRCRPLNQAEIANGSNYVVEFDPSLDNELHIISSDSSKKQFKFDHVFKPEDNQEAVFAQTKPIVTSVLDGYNVCIFAYGQTGTGKTFTMEGTPESRGVNYRTLEELFRISQERSGIMRYELFVSMLEVYNEKIRDLLVENSNQPPKKLEIKQAAEGTQEVPGLVEARVYGTEEVWELLKSGSQARSVGSTSANELSSRSHCLLRVTVKGESLIDGQKTRSHLWLVDLAGSERVGKIEVEGERLKESQFINKSLSALGDVVSALASKTGHIPYRNSKLTHMLQSSLGGDCKTLMFVQISPSAADLGESLCSLNFAARVRGIESGPARKQADFTELFKYKQMAEKLQHDEKETKKLQENLQSLQLKIAAREHKCRGLQEKVRELENQLVEERKTRLKQETRALAASSQSSLPSPKQGEKTKVERKPPLGPSKLRLPLRRITNFIPPPSPLHTMKIKTTASMVQSSMQDKENIARTSMTGRETKSLLQPRRISMAARPTTATSAQVRQPKRRVSIATFHPEPNSNLTTPLHTSASRLKNKGAVGRQSFVKDPRKARYSRLFSPLPEFRSASETTPTVMRSSSKFMGSPPTQAGSWKPRHPTVVALQKKSLVWSPLKSRGVKYRKSLLPSRPSTEMQ
- the LOC110660098 gene encoding kinesin-like protein KIN-14S isoform X2, translating into MDDLKVELLLGNCHHTVPNCDSKPTLSSFSEVEETANSMSEDIALSRNKETSPQGPTLPILKKIISLSYQIQNLKKEHAILSHQVKNGNTDAFPGPEVLETLHLLNNAYELLKKKYREESSERRRLYNEVIELKGNIRVFCRCRPLNQAEIANGSNYVVEFDPSLDNELHIISSDSSKKQFKFDHVFKPEDNQEAVFAQTKPIVTSVLDGYNVCIFAYGQTGTGKTFTMEGTPESRGVNYRTLEELFRISQERSGIMRYELFVSMLEVYNEKIRDLLVENSNQPPKKLEIKQAAEGTQEVPGLVEARVYGTEEVWELLKSGSQARSVGSTSANELSSRSHCLLRVTVKGESLIDGQKTRSHLWLVDLAGSERVGKIEVEGERLKESQFINKSLSALGDVVSALASKTGHIPYRNSKLTHMLQSSLGGDCKTLMFVQISPSAADLGESLCSLNFAARVRGIESGPARKQADFTELFKYKQMAEKLQHDEKETKKLQENLQSLQLKIAAREHKCRGLQEKVRELENQLVEERKTRLKQETRALAASSQSSLPSPKQGEKTKVERKPPLGPSKLRLPLRRITNFIPPPSPLHTMKIKTTASMVQSSMQDKENIARTSMTGRETKSLLQPRRISMAARPTTATSAQVRQPKRRVSIATFHPEPNSNLTTPLHTSASRLKNKGAVGRQSFVKDPRKARYSRLFSPLPEFRSASETTPTVMRSSSKFMGSPPTQAGSWKPRHPTVVALQKKSLVWSPLKSRGVKYRKSLLPSRPSTEMQ